From one Timaviella obliquedivisa GSE-PSE-MK23-08B genomic stretch:
- a CDS encoding CHASE3 domain-containing protein: protein MSLFAQAKRLASQIYWKYSLDGKKTTIGYSLALALMGGLSMVSYQNATQLTEDNSQVEQAYVTLRLLDAVEANLVDAESARRGYFLFGDATERKRYILAVQALQPRIASLKIALTEPEDRQKLDLLNLLIKQQLSLFQQSIEAFEQRQIEPSSENPLIVKSRQTRQSINQLLEKLRLEKEQSMQVQRTEAQLSLRSRLLIEWLGNALTFLILLGIYIILLRQKFRRETDEARQRQMAQRNELNELKLQFFSMLSHEFRTPLSLISGSVQLLKESLKPIIEPSKLKNLTRIQSSAKLMNQQLNDLLTVARADAGKMEFNPVSLEMQSFCLNLIEDFQTFGEIQRVIQFSKKGQSTHAMVDEKLLYSILSNLLSNALKYSHPQSTVYFLMICEPYAATFEIRDEGVGISLEDQQNLYSLFSRGKNVQETYGSGLGLAVVKRCVDLHQGKILVESQIDVGTKVTVKLSNLGYLS, encoded by the coding sequence ATGTCGTTATTTGCTCAAGCCAAAAGATTAGCCTCACAGATCTACTGGAAATATTCCCTCGACGGCAAAAAAACAACTATTGGGTATAGTTTAGCGTTAGCGCTCATGGGAGGCTTGAGCATGGTGTCTTACCAAAACGCAACACAGCTAACGGAGGACAATAGCCAGGTTGAGCAAGCTTATGTAACCCTGAGGCTGCTCGACGCAGTTGAGGCTAACTTAGTGGATGCAGAGTCCGCAAGACGGGGCTATTTCTTGTTTGGCGATGCCACTGAACGAAAGCGCTATATCCTAGCAGTCCAAGCGCTGCAACCTAGAATTGCTAGCCTCAAAATAGCTTTGACCGAGCCAGAAGATCGCCAAAAGCTTGATCTATTGAATTTACTGATCAAGCAGCAACTCAGCCTCTTTCAGCAGTCGATTGAAGCATTTGAACAACGCCAGATCGAGCCTTCTTCAGAAAATCCCCTCATTGTTAAATCTCGACAGACTCGACAATCAATTAACCAACTGTTAGAGAAGTTGCGACTTGAAAAAGAGCAGTCGATGCAGGTTCAACGAACTGAAGCCCAACTCTCATTGCGATCGCGCCTCCTCATTGAATGGCTTGGAAACGCGCTCACCTTCCTCATTTTGCTGGGGATATACATCATTCTGCTCCGCCAAAAATTTCGACGAGAAACCGATGAAGCTCGGCAACGCCAAATGGCACAGCGCAACGAACTCAATGAACTGAAGCTACAATTTTTTTCAATGCTCTCCCACGAGTTTCGGACTCCGTTGAGCCTGATTAGCGGTTCTGTGCAACTGCTGAAGGAAAGTCTGAAACCTATCATAGAACCTAGCAAGCTCAAAAATTTAACCCGCATTCAATCGTCTGCCAAGCTAATGAACCAGCAACTTAACGACCTGTTGACGGTGGCGAGGGCAGATGCTGGAAAGATGGAGTTTAACCCTGTATCTTTGGAAATGCAGTCCTTTTGCCTCAACTTAATTGAAGATTTCCAAACCTTTGGTGAAATTCAAAGAGTGATTCAGTTTAGCAAAAAAGGGCAAAGCACTCATGCCATGGTTGATGAAAAGCTGTTGTACTCTATTTTGAGTAATTTGCTCTCAAATGCTCTCAAATATTCTCACCCTCAAAGTACTGTTTATTTCTTGATGATTTGCGAACCCTACGCTGCCACATTTGAGATTCGAGATGAGGGCGTTGGGATTTCTTTAGAAGACCAACAGAACCTCTACAGCCTGTTTAGTCGAGGCAAGAATGTTCAGGAGACTTATGGCAGCGGCTTAGGGCTGGCAGTAGTGAAGCGATGTGTAGACTTACATCAAGGAAAAATTTTGGTAGAAAGTCAGATTGACGTAGGCACGAAAGTTACAGTCAAGCTGTCGAATTTAG
- a CDS encoding response regulator transcription factor: protein MRVLIVEDDVQIADMLAEALGNHQYVVDIAKDGEMAWNWIEVCEYDLILLDVTLPKINGIRLCQKLRDRHSNVPILMLTARDALEDKVLGLDAGADVYMVKPFDLEELMAQIRALLRRGSAGMNPVLNWEGLSLNPSTYEVLYEGQPLSLTRKEFTLLELLVTNGRRVLSRPGIIDRMWSLDDAPTEDAVKAHIRTLRQKLRVVGAPEDLIETVHGLGYRMKQN, encoded by the coding sequence ATGCGGGTTTTAATTGTTGAAGATGATGTGCAGATTGCAGATATGCTGGCGGAAGCACTAGGCAATCATCAGTATGTCGTAGATATTGCCAAAGATGGCGAAATGGCTTGGAACTGGATCGAAGTCTGCGAATATGACTTGATTTTGCTAGATGTGACCTTGCCTAAAATAAATGGCATCCGGCTTTGCCAAAAATTGCGCGATCGCCATTCTAATGTTCCTATCCTTATGCTGACTGCCCGCGATGCCCTCGAAGACAAAGTGCTGGGGCTAGATGCTGGTGCCGATGTATACATGGTTAAGCCCTTCGATCTTGAAGAACTAATGGCACAAATTCGGGCACTGTTGCGTCGAGGCAGCGCTGGGATGAACCCTGTCCTAAATTGGGAAGGTTTAAGTCTCAATCCCAGCACTTATGAAGTCTTATACGAGGGGCAACCCTTAAGCCTCACTCGCAAAGAGTTTACTCTTTTGGAGCTTTTGGTGACCAATGGACGGCGTGTCCTGAGTCGTCCCGGCATTATCGATCGGATGTGGTCGCTTGACGATGCTCCGACCGAAGATGCCGTCAAAGCCCACATCCGAACGCTCCGCCAAAAGCTCCGAGTAGTGGGCGCACCTGAAGATTTAATTGAAACTGTTCATGGGTTAGGCTATCGCATGAAGCAAAACTGA